The genome window CAAATTTCTACCCcgtataagaaaaaaagaaaaaaaaatgcgtcaCCGCGAAAGAGCGCTTATTGCAATCGAGATCTTTTTCAAGTCTACATTAAAGTTAAATGTAGGTATTTCTCTCGCAGCTGCTTGAGAAAATACTGCACGATATTATGTCCGTATGTAACAGCGCACGTAAAAAGTGTACACttgaaaaagatttattttccgTTTTATTACTCTCATCGAGGAACTTTCGCATAACGTTCATTCTAGACGAAGTCCACCGTTTCAAGAAGGAATTTATGTTTTTGACGACCTTTCGCGGCTTTCCAAGCGCGTCCTTGCCCGAACGTGAACAATATGCTAATAAAGGAGCTTCTCGCGTTTGTTAGATGATTTATGTTAATATCGTTGACCGAGTGCTGCGAAATGCGGAGGTGTCCTTAGAACTCGTTGTCTCAACTTCAATGGCAAATTTCTCGATTTGACACCGTTTCTTGTGCATGGAAAATCCCGGCTGCCTCTCGTCGGAGTTTGTCCCGTGAGTATAAagttctattttataatacattatacGTTTTGCTTCCTATCTTTTGATTCTTATCGCGTCGCATCGATTCCCAcgtttatacaattaatttgtaatctAATTCTAGTTCACGACGCACACGGGTCACGTTGGCGTTTCatcttgtaataattaattttgtttcaattacAATACATCAACATGTATGCCCGCTATTATTCCATTTGACATCattaattttccaattaatttataaataaatcaagaaatttataactaatttttttttaattttttccaaattttcttcTACTGAATATATTCGATCCGTTAAttcttgttaatttataagtttctcggtgaatattttaatcccggtttatgttaaatatatagtCTTTCCGGGTGCAAGCTTTAACGCATTCGTTGAAGAAAGACGTATCGTTCTCGGAGCTGCAGTCCTTAGGTCTCGACTTCGATCCACCGGCGATTCTGGCACGCCCCGAGCCGCgagcgaaggaaaaaaattgcttaCAAATTCGGATCAGATTCAATCGTTAAGATAAGCCCAGGGGTTCTCTGCGACACTCTGCATATACGTCAGCACGCGCGTCATCGCAATTGATTTCGATGTAAGTGATCATAAAAGGCGGGAGGGAGACGCTTGCTCGATTGGCGACGCGGATGATAAGCTACCTGCGAGATAATTGGCCGAGCGATGCTATTCTCCGCGACGATTTGTTAGAAATCCTAGAATAGCCCGTTTAATTGCCCCTCGCGATTTTTACGACCACGTAGCCTCGCCGACGCCGACAGTCCCCGAGGCTATTTTGCGCGAATAATTACGTCAATCTGTCTTCGTTTCATCGACGGTTCTTCGATCAATCAAGGTGGACGGGGAGGGGAGGAACTTTATAAAATGCATACGGATCCGAGAAGCCGGACGAGCACGACGCCGATTTCTTGGAAACGCAAAATCGCTTGAGGAAGGAaaggtatacatatacatgtattttatcgcgataagatatttttatcgttattctCATATTAATGATTTCGGATTAATATCGCCGTTTATCCTACGTGATAGGACGTTAATTTTACGGTCGTATTACTTTCAGATATTTCCCTAACGTCACACGTGcctatttatttttgtgtataaatttatttatgaatcgTACTtcgaaaaataagagagataTCGCGTATTCATAATAGTATACAATTTTGCAGCATCAAGtggtaaattaaaacgtaataacGCACGATATACGAGATGCGTCAACGAGCGCACACAATATTGATATCGAGCggtgaataaattttaatgataattagcGTGCTCTGGGAATGAACGGGAGCTACTAACGCGTCCTATTTTTACGTGGCAATCAATTGCCGACGTAGGCCGGCATGATTATGCTGCACGCTGTGAAATATTTCGCTGACAGGGaaaggataaagaaagaaagctgAGAAACGTGCACGTCGAAAATGTTTGCGCGTGGTGTTTGGTAATTAATGAAGGATACGCTCGGAGCGATCAGCATTTTTCGCCGTCGACCGGTGTTCACCTTTGACATTGACTTTCGCGTTCACCATTGACCTTGCGCGACGCAGAGCTTTATATGATATGTATAGTACATACAGCTAGTAGGAAAAGCACGcgatttttccttcttctagCATCCTTTGGAAAGTGTTTTCCGCGCGTTTGTCGATAACGGTTAAAAAATTCTCGAGCGCGTCCGATCGTCCGAGCTTCTtgtctcgctttttttttttctctcttttttcccgCAAATTCTCACCGTGGCGCGTTAATGCGGCGGAAAATTCTAACACGCGATGAGTGGCGAGGAAATCTGTGAGTATTGGTTTATATCGCGATCCGCGAATGGAGTTCTTCGATGACGAGATCGCAACGAGGACCCTCGAACGAATCGCAGGatgaaagaaaggaagagagttTGTCGTGTGATTTGAACACCTCTCTCTGTTCGCCCACAACGCAACGCGTCTCCGCACGAAAAATTTCTCGCGACGAAACGTTTCTGCCGGCTTTATTCGACCAGGATGGCCCACGGCCGATGACGAAaccgcgtttttatttttgttcctttttAACGAGGACATTTAATACACGGTCTCGATAGACGCTTCTTCATGAAACACCGagtgcttctttttttttcagccaTAAAATTTCATTGATTATAActgttttacattaaaattgtaattccgattttaatttgcaagagagtgataattataaattgcgaaTATTTACcttggaataattttaagtttccATTCAGACGAAAGGTATGTAGAACACTTTGAAGCGGGGAATAAATGTAGGTTGTGTCTGGGATAGGTAACTGTAGATGGTCCACCCCCGCGGTAATATTAAACGGCACTCACGTCGCCTATTTATGAAAGGCTGAGGTTGAATACGAAATGTAACACTTTATGCAACGAATAACTTTATGTTGAGATCGATCGTTGAAACAATTGTGGAGCAAACGCGAGACGCGTAACCGTTAATGGCTGAAACTAATGCACCCTCGGCATTTCTCACGTAAAGGCCATTGACGAGACCTCTTTCGGAGGAATCACCAAGTTTGTTCCGTTCTTTCGACGGTCAGTACTGATCGTTCGAATCGACGAACAGTTATCCTGTGGGCACACTACCGTTAACGATAATACAGAAAATGATAATTACTAACAATTCTAATGTTTTTTCTCATTTAGCTGTTTCGTAGAAGTTCAACTGTCTTGTAACTCAACCGAGTTGCAAAAGTTATGTGTATTTTTTCTGCAAACTGCTGCAAATTTAATAGATCGCCAAAGATAGGACGAGTTGTACGCCAGTAACGAGAAGCTGGTAAttctgtattaatttatacgataGTATTTACGCAATGTACTATCAATTTCgcagttttttaaattataaaaaaaaataaccttCAAAGGAAAAAACTTGTTTCTGCAAACAACGTTAatcttctcgatttctttGAAACTCGTTAATCTGTTTGTGCAAAAGAGAGACGTACGTTGCAAATTTTCCACATCTCTAACTTCCTCCTAATTTCCCATTGCAGTAAACGCGCAATCGAGATATTCCGGGAACGAGCGCACGATAACCCGCGGATAACAGCGTCTCAACGATACGACCAGGGTTATCGGAGTTACGAGAATTACATTTTGAATCATTGGAAAATCTGGAATAACATTACAAGTTTGCTTCACGTGGCGCTTACGATAATCATTTAGATATGGCAAAATATGATTCCCAAAAGTGAGAGATAAGTATGTTTCACATTCAATGAGCAATAAATTTGCCAGGACCTTTCAaacctttttgtttttcatcaTATACATTGTTTGAAGAATGAACGAGCAATTACGGCTGATTATTTGAGTTCCTGAGGTAGATCACATcgtaatttcaaatatttactaatttatggattacattttaatgaataagaaaaagtaatattactttttatcattttggatatactttttattgcattcgttgaaaaatataattacaatataaataaaacacgtCTGTTAGAACAGGACAgatgctaattaaattttttttcaaggtgTTGACAATCTCttggtaaaattaaaaaagaagcatGTTTGAACGAACGGGAGATAAAGGAAGAAGCTTGGATGGTGATCGAGCGATTTCCAGGGGACCAGAAAATGAATTCCGACGAAAACGGCGACGTAGTAAAAGCACCGAGCACGATCGGTGGCGAACGCGACGTGGCCGGGGCCAGTGTAACCCTCTCCTCCTTGTACAAGCTGCACGAGCTCAAGCCCCTGAGGCTCGAGGGGTTAATGATAAAAGTAGCCGGCACGAACATCGCGCCTTCAGTTGGTCCGCAGCATCTCCTCTCAGTCGGTTGTTGCTGCCCAGTCTGACGCTCTCTCGAACGTTTCTTTCACGGGCAGGAGGAAGCGTGCCTCTCGTTAATATGTCCGTGACCATCTGAGATTATCTTTAACGCTACGAATACGCGCATCACACCGTGTGCAAAATCGGAATAATAATGCATAAGCTGATCGTGTCTTGTGTATTTCTCTGGCTGTTCTACCCGTGCCTTTGGCCCTGCGAAGGCGGCGCGACTGCCAATCGGTAAAGACATCCCTTGTCATTCTATTtcgaaaaagtaatattctCACCCTGGATTATCCATCACACTTTCACGGATATCggactctttctttctctctctctctctctctcacacacgcatacatatacacacacagATTCCCCGTTATCGCCGAGAataaaattcgcgatgccTGTTACGCgctaatttaataatagccACATTGATTTTTCCTTGCGATAAACTCTAGTATAAGATGTTGTTAAGAAACTGGATATAAGAGTTCAAAAGACGTATAAAACAGTGAGCACGGTATGTTGCAAAATTCTAATTGATACGTTTAATGCTCATCACAAGTACATTGTAAACGTACCGAAAAATTCAGactttttaagtaattttaactCAATATTGACTCAATAAATTGCACGTTTTCATTATAGGAAAAATAATGTCAGAGTTTGTTCGAAATCGGCATTTATTATGTCTTTCGCATTCATATGTGTTAATTGACGCTTGTTCTTTTAGAGGATATGTATTTACTGCGCCGAGAAGATTCTTGGCTGGCGAGACCGAGAGTAGTTGTTTGTCCCTGCACAATCTCGAGCCGCCGGCGCACGTTACTCTGGAGTTGCTATCTCCGACGATTTCAAACGTAAATGACGAAGTACTCACCAGAACAAGCGGCGTCATCAAAACAGGCGAGTgcatctttttcctttcttaaacttttatctattcttttaatttctcctcAGGCAATAAATAGTTTCGCAAATTTACGAAATGTCCTGGGGACATTTGAATCCTCGAACGTGACTCGGGGTGTTACCGCGCACGCGACACGATGAACGCATGATCGTCAAAAATATCATTATGCCATGCGGATTCCTATGTTGTATTCAGGGATGAAGCGATGGAATGTTGGCGACAAAAGGAAGTGTAAATTTGAATATCGCAATTATTAAGCGACCGACCGATCTTTAGAGAGTTGAGAAACATacgtttgattaaaaatttaacgaagaaTTTACTTTCGTGCACGAAAGTTTTGACTACGCCCATGAATCGCATCCCCGgtctttcttccttcttccccCGCAGCTTGAATCGGACGCTTTAAACAAAtcataaattgaaattgtcgCCGCTTCCTGCGGGGGAGCTAAATGAGCTGAGTCTCTCTTCGAAGGGGAAATAAGCAATCGCTCGGGATCACATGGGAAACCCATCTGCATTGTTATGCACGGGGTGAACAACAAGTACGGGGCTTGATCAAGGTCCGAGTTTATCGTATATGTATTTACGATTGATGTCGGCATACGCGCGCAAAGATTTATCGTTGAATCATTGAAAAATACTAGTATAATAAGCTTGACAAAACTTAAATTATGCCTAATCTAAATATAAAGTCTCtcttaatatatcttttaacattaaatatttatccttttgcattaaatattgataataaaaaacatttttaattttattaaaaatatctaagcttatcgttttaataatttgaattgCGTTGATATATAATTCAATTACTATTATCGTGACGATTAAGTGAAACTTACGCAATTGTATACTATCATTCCTAGGCTATTTAGTGATTCGTTTGCGactatttttttcattttgtttttattacgtCATTAAAATGAACGTCTGCACTTATTGTTAGAAAGTAAAAGTAAgtaaatctagaaactaactTTGTTAACTTTTGCTCCTATATAGGTATAGAAACATGTCTGGAATTGGCGGTACCTTTCACGAAATATTTCAATGGACGATTgcgattgaaaataaatttcgacaaATATCCCGACTACATCGTGGAAACGGAGAAAGAAGTTTACATCGAGCACGATTCTCTGATCACATTCGTCGAGACAGATAAGCCAGTTTACAAACCCGGGCAAGATGTGAATATTAGAATTCTCATGCTCAAGCACGATTTGAAACCATGGAAGAAAACGGTTCGTTGCCGGCTATATATTGGCGCAATAATAATCGATTATTTTagtagtaattaataatacaatatgtgtatattaattaagttgaaaaaagaaaagatttaataatagcGAATTTTTAGATACCCAAAGTTTGGATTGAGAATCCATCTGAAGTGCGAGTGGCGCAGTGGGCCAACGTTAGTACTGAAAATGGAATggcgcaattaaaattcgcTTTATCTCCGGAACCAACTCCGGTAATATAACGTGATTATGAACACACGTGACTCTACAAAGCATTAAAAGTACGATAGTAGCAATGCTAAGACTGCTTGTTTATGCAGGGTGCCTGGAAAATTAAAGTGGAAAAGAGAAGATCGCAACCGCAACTAGTTCATACAGTCATGTTCGAAGTGAAAAAATATGTCCTTCCGAGATTCCAAGTGACTATAACTTCACCGGGATACATTCTTGCGGATGCAGAAAACGTTACGTGGAACATATGCGCTAAGTAAACATTCGTTTTGATGATCGACGAATCGAAACATTTGCTGTATCTAATTATctcacattttaattacagataCAGTTATGGCAAACCGGTCAAGGGTAAATTACTTCTAAAATCGACACCTCAAATACCAACATGGAGACGAAAACCTAATCTGCCGGAAATACATTATGAAACAGAGGTCAGTCACTTTtgattaaataacaaaatcatgacttaaattattttaatatttaatttattattttgctacGTATTTAAAACTGGTCGATCGTTGCAGCTAGATTCACCGGATGGTTGCACCGAGTTTGTGCTGTCGGGCGCAGTGCTCGGACTTGCTCAATGGAAAGTGGCACCGAATAATATTGTTCTCATAGCTAATTTTACTGAGACTGGTACTGGCATAGTAGAGACGACAATCAGTCGAACAGTGGTCGTGCATCAAGCTCTAAAGCTGGAATTTTTACCATACACaccgaaatattttaagctgGGCTTGCCATATCACGGAAAGGTGAAGATTagaagtaataattattatttgagatttaattaataattctttgagtttatttctttttttattttataatttagagTCGCTTTATGCTGTATATGACATgcaatataaatgttttttacaGTTACGTGTTTCGCGACATGACGATACTTCGGCACCACACGAGAAGATTCAACTTTGTGTGCGAGTACGTGGTAAAGATGAGTGGCTTCGAGTAGTGGTTGAATGCCGTAACTTCACGTCTTCATCCGATGGTTTTGTCGATTTTGTTGTACCACCACCGCACAGAAACATCGTTTTGTTGAGTTTCGTCGCGACTGGTGTCGACTATCCAACGAAATACTATTCACCGGATACACGTTGGCGAGTACGTCGAGCAACTGTtatataatttcgaaaaagttatatatttttcaaacataTATAtgcaagatatttttattgcttaagcattaatttatttttaatcgtttaaatTAGGTTTTTATGGATCAACCATCAGCACATATCGAAGTGAATCCTTGGTATTCACCGTCCGAGAGTTATTTAGCGGTAGCCCGAGGTTATCAACCGATTATTTGCGGTGAAAAGTACTCGTTCAATGTCATGTACACGGTGCCCGCAAAAAGTAAAAGCAATGAGTCCATTTCCTTCCATTATTCGATCAATTCTAAAGgggatttattaatatatggtCACGTGAAACACCGGCCGTCTAGAGACAcggttttaaattattcggaATTCCGGAACTTGTTAGGTGCCGTTGAATCACCAGGAAATAAAACGGATCAGGGTACCGTCGCTCACAGGTAatgctttaatttaatttagtgatctcaaatatatttttgggAACTTTTAAACGCTctaaactaattttaattaattaatttagaaaacaattaaacagaaaaatgtTAAGGTTTCTAATATCAATTTCTCATTTTATCAGATTTCCTCTTAGCGTCAAGATCACACCATCTATGGCGCCTGTTTCCGAATTACTATTGTACTACGTTCGTTCGGATGGCGAAATCGTCGCTACTACATATTCCATCAAAGTAGGGCAGTGCTTTGAAAACAAAGTGAAGACTGCCTGGCACACCGACGCTCAAACTCCAGGAACAGCGACTCAGTACCATGTAGAAGCCGCTCCTTGGTCCCTTTGCGGCATTTCAGCTGTAGACAAATCGACCCGTTTCTTAGGAGCCAAATCGAACTTAATCGATGCTGATAAAACTTTCACACAACTAAAAAGATTTCATATCGAACCAAAACCGCGTCCAATTTGGACATGGACTCATTGCAAaggtatataataaaatataacaattttaattcttagtttttctaatttattttgataaagtcgggaatttattttgtatcttttattttttttttaatcaaatttctcATTTGTATAAAGTAAACGTTCAAATATTTACTgatacgttaaattaattaatttggcataaaaaattttcacagCTGCAACATACGAAGAAACATGGACCAAAGAATTCGACCATTTACCACTTCCTGCTTTTGAAGAGGCACCCGTATGGCCAcgtagaagaagaagaagaacagTGTATAACGGCGGACACGTAAATTACGTGGACGCTATACAAGCGTTTGATGTGAGaactttttagaaatataaattaatttgaacatTGCAAGAAAGGTGCTTTATAgtgattgaatttttttttgtactttagGACTTTGGAGCCATCGTGATGAGCGATTTGATACTTGAAACGCGGCCTTGTCATCAGCTTCGTAGCGGTAGAATCATGAACAGGATGGGCGGTATGGCAGGACCTCATCCTTTCCTCTCAGCATCTGGCGAATTGGATACCGATGTTGGTGTGTATTTGACAAAAAATAGCATgcttagaaatttataaagaagtATTCTATAAAGTCGTCGATATTTCCTTCCtgccaaaaattaaaaaaagaacgtgaTATATCAACGAATGTAacgttgtattaaaatttttttatttttacccaTTTTTCGAATATATTAAGAGCAAATAAATGTTACTGTGGTTCTatgcttaaaaaaaactataagaaataattttttttcttaagttatatatttaactgCACTATTGTTTTGGtaggaatattaaaaatggcAAAGTCTTTACCCATGGCGTATCCATTATTAAATGTGGGTCCTGAACCAGGATATGTGGATCAAGTACCCGATCAACCTGCTCTCAGATCTTACTTCCCCGAAACGTGGCTGTGGGAATTAGTGCCGACAGGGTATGCATTCAAATtcatagaataaaattataataatagaaaataatttttatggcaattttctttaattaatttttaaatttaattttctcgtttttctaAATGTACAGAGAGTACATTATTAATCCTTTCTCTTAGGATTAATTATGATGATATAAAACATGCCTTTAAccattatttctttatgttttattgttttatgtattttttatttcattttttacagaaaagaAGGTAAAGTGACAGTAGAACGTACTCTGCCTCATACAATTACTGATTGGATTGGGTATACTGCGTGTATTTCACCTACGCATGGTCTCGGAATAGCACCACCGACAACTATCACAGGATTCCAACCATTTTTCCTTGATTACAGCTTACCATATAGCGTAAAACGAGGAGAAATGTTACGCATGAAGGTTTCcttgtttaattatatgcaACATAGTTTACCGGTAAGTTTACGACATTCAGTGCCGAGTGtagcaaaatttattaattaaatatttgtcaaTGTAAAGGCAAgaatgttacttttttttttttacttctacttttaatttttattttacgccgTAAAACCCTGATATTGACGGATTATTATCTTGttcacttttaatttcttcgtcacTTATGAAAACTATGATTTTGtaggtaaaaattaaactagAAGATGCAACAGGACTCGATTTACATTTGTCGCACGCAGAAGCTTCGTTTTGCGTAAAACCGCGGGACAGTGTAGTGCACGAATATATTCTCAGACCTCGAGTTCTTGGCGATGTTAACATCACTGTTTCTGGTTCGATCGACTCAGATTACGCTGAACCCTGTGGCCCGGAAATGCTTCTGTATACACGGTAAATGAAATAAGCCAAATTgaagtaatgaaaaaaattgattttatttttcacatttcttatttatttaaatattaaaaaattataaaaatcttagCTCAAGCAGTATTTaacagttaaattttttttcagggaTGTGATTGTAAAGCCAATCTTGATACTACCGGAAGGTTTTCCCGTAGAAATTACGAAATCCGCGTTCATATGTCCGAAGGATTTTAGCGACGATTCTACTATAAATTGGAATCTCGATCTACCCGATGATTTGGTGCCCGAAAGCGCGAGAGCATACGTGTCTTTGATAGGGGATATCTTGGGTCCGGTTCTTGAAAATTTAGATAATCTTGTTCGGTTGCCAATGGGATGCGGCGAACAAAATATGATTCTCTTTGTTCCTAATATCCATGTGATTGGTTACTTGGACGCGACCGGAGTCGAGAATCCAGAGCTGAGAGCAAAAGCAATTAGAAATATGGAGAAAGGTAtgtgtttaaatttaattttggctACAATTGACGATGAAAATATAGATTTGATTAACATTTGATCATACAACACAGGGTACCAGCGCGAATTAATATACAGACATCCGGATGGCTCGTACTCTGCCTTCGGCCCGGAAAGCTCGGAAGATGGTAGCTCGATTTGGCTCACCGCGTTTGTGATCAAATCTTTTGCTCAAGCTAAGAATATAATTCACATTGACGAACGAGATCTgaaaatttctgtaaaatGGATGGTAAAGAAGCAGTTGGAAAATGGATGCTTTCCTGTAGTTGGCAGAGTATTCCATAAGGACATGAAGGTACTGTACACGGCGCTCGATCTTTGTCTCTAGAAGtgatatatttatgtaactcTTAATCGTACTTGCAGGGTGGTTTGCAAGATGATGACAATTCTTCTTCGGCATTAACGGCTTATATACTGATCTCGCTCTTAGAATCAGGCGTGCCGTTAACAGCATCGCTTATTAATAACGCTCTACATTGCCTGGAGAAAGGAATGGTGGACGATAGTAGCACGACGTACACGGCAGCTTTATCCACCTACGCCTTGACGTTATTAGAACATCCAAAAGCGAACAACAGCATGAAAATGCTTATGAAACGTGCAACGCGGAACAATGTACGTGTAAACCAACGTTAACGagacaataattttataatgcgGAGCAAATCTCGACGTCGACATAatctgcaaatttttatttactaggATCTACTCTGGTGGGAGGACAAATATAAACCATCGTTAGGATTGAGCATTGAAATGACGGCATATGCCGTGCTATCGTTAGTGAAATTAGGCGGCGAAATGAACATGGTCGAAGCCTTAAAAGCAGTC of Cardiocondyla obscurior isolate alpha-2009 linkage group LG15, Cobs3.1, whole genome shotgun sequence contains these proteins:
- the LOC139108316 gene encoding alpha-2-macroglobulin-like protein 1; the protein is MHKLIVSCVFLWLFYPCLWPCEGGATANRGYVFTAPRRFLAGETESSCLSLHNLEPPAHVTLELLSPTISNVNDEVLTRTSGVIKTGIETCLELAVPFTKYFNGRLRLKINFDKYPDYIVETEKEVYIEHDSLITFVETDKPVYKPGQDVNIRILMLKHDLKPWKKTIPKVWIENPSEVRVAQWANVSTENGMAQLKFALSPEPTPGAWKIKVEKRRSQPQLVHTVMFEVKKYVLPRFQVTITSPGYILADAENVTWNICAKYSYGKPVKGKLLLKSTPQIPTWRRKPNLPEIHYETELDSPDGCTEFVLSGAVLGLAQWKVAPNNIVLIANFTETGTGIVETTISRTVVVHQALKLEFLPYTPKYFKLGLPYHGKLRVSRHDDTSAPHEKIQLCVRVRGKDEWLRVVVECRNFTSSSDGFVDFVVPPPHRNIVLLSFVATGVDYPTKYYSPDTRWRVFMDQPSAHIEVNPWYSPSESYLAVARGYQPIICGEKYSFNVMYTVPAKSKSNESISFHYSINSKGDLLIYGHVKHRPSRDTVLNYSEFRNLLGAVESPGNKTDQGTVAHRFPLSVKITPSMAPVSELLLYYVRSDGEIVATTYSIKVGQCFENKVKTAWHTDAQTPGTATQYHVEAAPWSLCGISAVDKSTRFLGAKSNLIDADKTFTQLKRFHIEPKPRPIWTWTHCKAATYEETWTKEFDHLPLPAFEEAPVWPRRRRRRTVYNGGHVNYVDAIQAFDDFGAIVMSDLILETRPCHQLRSGRIMNRMGGMAGPHPFLSASGELDTDVGILKMAKSLPMAYPLLNVGPEPGYVDQVPDQPALRSYFPETWLWELVPTGKEGKVTVERTLPHTITDWIGYTACISPTHGLGIAPPTTITGFQPFFLDYSLPYSVKRGEMLRMKVSLFNYMQHSLPVKIKLEDATGLDLHLSHAEASFCVKPRDSVVHEYILRPRVLGDVNITVSGSIDSDYAEPCGPEMLLYTRDVIVKPILILPEGFPVEITKSAFICPKDFSDDSTINWNLDLPDDLVPESARAYVSLIGDILGPVLENLDNLVRLPMGCGEQNMILFVPNIHVIGYLDATGVENPELRAKAIRNMEKGYQRELIYRHPDGSYSAFGPESSEDGSSIWLTAFVIKSFAQAKNIIHIDERDLKISVKWMVKKQLENGCFPVVGRVFHKDMKGGLQDDDNSSSALTAYILISLLESGVPLTASLINNALHCLEKGMVDDSSTTYTAALSTYALTLLEHPKANNSMKMLMKRATRNNDLLWWEDKYKPSLGLSIEMTAYAVLSLVKLGGEMNMVEALKAVRWMSKQRNAEGGFTSTQDTVLGLEALTKYATAMSSNATDLSVLVTAGEVDQVYRMHNDNRMVLTQIRLPVLPTVVEIFAEGEGCVLVQSNIKYNVAHATGSEAFDLSVNAAPATWVDECSMQKITICTRYKMADGESNMALLEIGMISGYVPDRTSLHSLLEDPATKVKRFEEDRGIVTIYFDKLINQKTCISFTLTRENVVDRLEPANVKLYDYYQQELTISSSYSFAATCSSATPTEEIEVPNPVPIEVEGIGKDTAKKDIVEKKETVEKTAEIPDDRNKTIEQIVPQRESGSGQTPDEPDINLNPVFDKLGPPSIDLEDMEVPFSTFPRHEQNPFATDFDRNPLFVVVDHELATPEGVEGPVPVSVKPDITHFDSNPLSNLTNETDQKIEADLRDTQMLPPLNNNESCPVCADELPSNINDLYCSASSVVKAAIRRLRKARFLLDIQPPNEDVRRLHSTIAFVLRSNCSCSPLDNPGSLALLMHFEDGEFAKSSHSRYVLDEQISIYGLPPIGGVPREITIARATCANRDNSAFLNLSTAD